The proteins below are encoded in one region of Chelonia mydas isolate rCheMyd1 chromosome 11, rCheMyd1.pri.v2, whole genome shotgun sequence:
- the LOC122462252 gene encoding tripartite motif-containing protein 15-like: MEEAAQEHREQILSRRQHLWEETEELLGLKSDWDKERERLLRQTEVERPLAVSKCEGLRQFLAEPERLLLARLGELDEEIGRRREENATHLGEEISRLSALITELEGKRQQPVLELLQGVRSAVSRYIRAPSAPTPRAGKRLRVGGGKPESGSVGQLLL; this comes from the exons GAGCAAATCCTGAGCCGCCGGCAGCATCTGTGGGAGGAGACAGAAGAGCTCCTGGGCCTGAAATCCGACTGGGACAAGGAGAGGGAGAGGCTCCTG AGGCAGACGGAAGTGGAGCGGCCGCTGGCGGTGTCCAAGTGCGAGGGGCTGCGCCAGTTTCTGGCTGAACCggagcgcctcctcctggcccggCTGGGAGAGCTGGACGAGGAgattgggaggaggagggaggaaaatgcCACCCACCTGGGTGAGGAGATTTCCCGGCTCAGCGCCCTGATCACAGAGCTGGAGGGGAAGCGTCAGCAGCCGGTGCTGGAATTGCTGCAG gGTGTCAGAAGTGCTGTGAGCAGATACATCCGGGCTCCGTCTGCCCCGACGCCTCGTGCTGGGAaaagactcagg GTCGGAGGTGGGAAGCCAGAGTCCGGCAGCGTgggacagctgctgctctga